The Marinilongibacter aquaticus genome has a window encoding:
- a CDS encoding DUF6090 family protein: MKKTFIGLIKEIIPVIIGILIALFIDNWKEQKEEEKYVDQILESVKLELKENKTDIAENISSQKELIDSLNHYADDKELSVLQILYKVKGFHAPKIRTNYWIAISNTKIELFDYHKLSVLSNIEEEKELLKGKLYYLMNLIYSDSRDTSREKKEQVVLLVMDIISTERTINQEIEAFEDLQPLVKKQSEHSP, translated from the coding sequence ATGAAAAAAACATTCATCGGACTAATAAAAGAAATCATCCCGGTAATAATTGGGATTTTGATTGCCTTGTTTATCGACAATTGGAAAGAACAAAAAGAAGAGGAAAAGTATGTCGATCAAATATTGGAATCGGTAAAATTGGAACTCAAAGAAAACAAAACCGATATCGCCGAAAACATCTCGTCACAAAAAGAATTGATTGACAGTTTAAACCATTACGCCGACGACAAAGAGCTTTCCGTGCTTCAGATTCTCTACAAAGTGAAGGGCTTTCATGCACCCAAAATTCGCACCAATTATTGGATCGCCATTTCGAACACAAAAATTGAATTGTTCGACTATCACAAACTCAGTGTATTGAGCAACATTGAAGAGGAAAAAGAGCTTTTAAAAGGGAAATTATATTATTTGATGAACCTTATATATTCAGATTCAAGAGACACTTCAAGAGAAAAAAAGGAGCAAGTTGTGCTTTTGGTCATGGATATAATCAGCACTGAAAGAACAATCAATCAAGAAATTGAAGCTTTTGAAGATTTACAACCGCTCGTGAAAAAACAAAGCGAGCACAGCCCCTAA
- a CDS encoding SIMPL domain-containing protein (The SIMPL domain is named for its presence in mouse protein SIMPL (signalling molecule that associates with mouse pelle-like kinase). Bacterial member BP26, from Brucella, was shown to assemble into a channel-like structure, while YggE from E. coli has been associated with resistance to oxidative stress.) → MNRILLTLGIVLIFKIVSGQTRNFIDQPYIETTAKFDTLVSPDRIYLSILLSESGTKGKQTVEELERNMANRLSAIGLDLEKQLSLRDVTSNFKKYFLKTQDILKAKAYSLLVYNANTAGQVIYEMEKIGISNISIERTEYFKMDELKLMLKAKAAEKAKKQAESIAKSLNQTIGKAIHITDFQADLSNALQGRASGLVVNGNLSRLEEESAPISIEFEKIKVESNLNVTFILN, encoded by the coding sequence ATGAATAGAATTTTACTAACCCTCGGCATAGTACTGATTTTCAAAATTGTCAGTGGACAAACCAGAAATTTCATTGACCAACCCTATATAGAAACTACAGCTAAATTCGACACATTGGTAAGCCCAGATAGAATTTACCTATCCATTCTACTTTCCGAAAGTGGCACAAAGGGAAAACAAACAGTTGAGGAGCTTGAACGTAATATGGCCAATAGGTTAAGTGCAATTGGTCTAGATCTTGAAAAGCAACTTTCCTTGAGAGATGTAACAAGCAATTTTAAAAAGTACTTTCTAAAAACACAGGACATTTTAAAAGCGAAAGCTTATTCTCTTTTGGTTTACAATGCCAATACAGCGGGTCAGGTCATCTATGAAATGGAGAAAATCGGGATTTCAAATATTAGCATTGAAAGAACCGAATATTTCAAAATGGACGAGTTGAAATTAATGCTGAAAGCTAAAGCTGCAGAAAAAGCAAAAAAACAAGCTGAATCAATCGCTAAATCACTAAACCAAACTATTGGCAAAGCAATTCATATTACAGATTTTCAAGCAGATTTGTCAAATGCTCTTCAAGGTCGAGCCTCTGGCTTAGTAGTTAACGGAAATTTATCGAGACTCGAAGAAGAGTCAGCACCCATTTCCATCGAATTCGAAAAAATAAAAGTAGAAAGTAACTTAAATGTAACTTTTATACTAAACTAA
- a CDS encoding DUF2306 domain-containing protein: MATAIGPLVLGPFQFWTWLRVQHPLVHRTLGKIYMIGSFFGGLTALYLGLSIDLEGSKVPLFLLSCTWLFMTIAAWITIRNKNIAGHRLFAIRSYALAMVFVFLRLIGDIPQDKLFFFIKSPEIRDTTLEWLSWIIPLLTIELIYSWIPLLSNKKRQTRRA; the protein is encoded by the coding sequence TTGGCTACCGCAATTGGGCCACTGGTTCTTGGTCCCTTTCAATTTTGGACTTGGCTTCGCGTGCAGCACCCTCTTGTTCACCGCACTTTGGGAAAAATCTACATGATTGGCTCATTTTTTGGTGGACTCACCGCTCTTTACCTTGGCCTAAGCATTGATTTGGAAGGCTCAAAAGTCCCGCTTTTTCTCCTGTCTTGCACTTGGTTGTTCATGACCATTGCCGCCTGGATTACGATCAGGAACAAAAATATCGCTGGACACCGATTATTTGCTATCCGAAGCTACGCCCTTGCGATGGTTTTTGTGTTCCTCCGCCTGATCGGCGACATCCCGCAAGACAAATTATTCTTTTTCATCAAATCACCGGAAATTCGAGACACCACGCTTGAATGGCTCAGTTGGATTATACCCCTATTGACAATAGAACTGATTTATTCTTGGATTCCGCTGTTGAGCAATAAGAAACGCCAAACCCGCCGAGCCTGA
- a CDS encoding type II toxin-antitoxin system VapC family toxin → MEYKLFVDSDVVIDFFTDRKPFANPASELFELSEQGVVKIYLSAISINNIYYIVRRFLGNKKSLEVIETLAEMTEIIGTTKKEIIQALKNNFTDYEDSIQYSSALTIKDLDAIITRNIKDYRSSTIAVMTPLNFIKMKERNEGQQLL, encoded by the coding sequence ATGGAGTATAAACTTTTTGTAGATTCCGATGTCGTTATCGACTTTTTTACCGATCGAAAGCCCTTCGCGAACCCAGCGAGTGAGCTTTTCGAACTCAGTGAACAGGGCGTTGTAAAAATTTATTTGTCAGCCATAAGTATCAACAACATTTATTATATCGTCAGAAGGTTCTTAGGTAACAAAAAGTCACTCGAGGTTATCGAAACTTTGGCCGAGATGACTGAAATTATTGGAACAACAAAAAAAGAGATTATCCAGGCTTTAAAAAATAATTTTACAGATTACGAGGATTCAATTCAATATTCTTCGGCTCTTACAATTAAGGATTTGGATGCAATAATTACGCGAAACATAAAAGATTACAGAAGTTCTACAATTGCCGTTATGACCCCTTTGAACTTTATTAAAATGAAAGAAAGAAATGAGGGTCAACAGCTTCTCTAA
- a CDS encoding DUF6364 family protein, with protein MNTKLTLTIEKEVIEIAKKYAKEKGQSLSEMVENYFKFVTVKRAKIKEKQLSPKVRKLRGIIKTDENLDYKQILTEELSKKYGV; from the coding sequence ATGAATACGAAATTGACTTTGACGATTGAAAAAGAGGTTATTGAGATAGCCAAGAAATACGCGAAAGAAAAAGGGCAAAGCCTTTCTGAAATGGTCGAAAACTATTTCAAATTTGTGACCGTGAAAAGAGCCAAAATCAAAGAAAAACAACTTTCACCAAAAGTTAGAAAGCTGAGAGGGATTATCAAAACGGACGAGAACCTTGATTACAAACAAATTTTGACCGAAGAGCTTTCAAAAAAATATGGAGTATAA